The genome window TTCTTCTGCCGTAACAACGGCTACGCCATCTCCACCCCCACCAACGAGCAGTACAGGGGAGATGGCATTGGTAAGAGGCGTTTTTCTGCTGTATTTAAACACATGTATTAGGAATTCTCAGCAGCTCTTATGAACACAAGATTCCTTCTTCCTGTGACTGAACAGCTGCTCGTGGTCCGGGGTACGGCATGCTGTCCATCCGTGTCGACGGTAACGATGTGTTTGCCGTGTATAACGCTACAAAGGAGGCGCGCCGCAGAGCCGTGGCTGAGAACCAGCCCTTCCTCATCGAGGCAATGACCTACAGGTTAGTTAGTTTGACGGATTTTTGACCATTCTGCATTTTCACTGAGAACGACTTTTAAGCTGACAGCTCGTTATACTGTGGTTATTagaaatgtttgatttttgcTCCTTAAATTTGTTTAAATTGGCAAACCTCTTTAGTTTGAGGTGAATGCAGAATTGTACGAACGTAGTCATTAGTCATAGCCCAGGTTACATATGATCTCTATTATAACCTTACCCTCCATAATGTTcctacagtagcctacagtCTTATAATAGTCTCCAAAATACTGTAATACTTTTATAGTATGTCCCAAAGTACTAGGCCTATAGTAGCGTATTTCTATAAGATTACTATAATATTGTCCCAAAACTGGCCTACTATACAATTCCTATAATTCTTTTTCGTGATACAGCCTAGGCTACAATGACAAAGTCATGTTTAGCAAACAAACATGAACAATATACAGGATACCCCCAGGATCCTCCAACttaaattcaaggctttttaagacctttttaataccatttcaaatgaaattcaatGTCAACTTCGTACCCATTCCGAAAGAAGTATGAGGGGAAAATGTcaaatctgtatacattttaaaccctagaaaataatgatgtacaagtaggctacttgaattaaataaaacaatagagctgcaacgattaatcgattagttgtcaacttttgAATTAATCcccggtttgagtaatttttttaaagacaaaagtaaaaattctttgattccagcttgttaaatgtgaatattgttctagtttcttctctcctctgtgacagtaaactgaatatcttttgagttgtggacaaaacactgatccacatttttcaccattttcggacattttatagaccaaacaactaatcgattaatcgagaaaataatcaacagattaatcgaccatgaaaataatcgttagttgcagccctataaaacattttatttaaattatcagtcGTATTTAATACAATGTATTGGATCATAATATAATCCAATAAAATAAGATACATTACACTGCATAATaggcacttttacttttggtacttaagtatattttgataatacttttgtactattACTTAAGAAAgatgttgaatgcaggacttgtaggCTAACTGACAAGTAATTTGTAACTCTACaacacagttttttctacttttactgcaaGTAGTccggcggctgctcgctctctTTGTTATAAGACGCACACCGAGCAGATTAATGCGCTCAGAGATCCAATCTTTGCAGATAATAAGCCGTTAGCCTCTTAGCTTGAGCTTTGTCTGAAGGCGGCAAGCGGCCAGCCAGGTTCCGAGACACAGCGACACATTCCGCACAGCCTCCGCTCAGTTTAACCGCTATCCCCCCGGTACCTGTCAGAGGCGTGTTTACTTCGTGTCTCGGTCCTCTGGTGCGTCCAGCTACGGGCTTCGGTCAGTTTTTAATTACACTACACTAGTGTACACTACATTACATTAGTAACAGTTAATTTTGTTACAGTATGAACTTAATCCTaggaaaggcaaaaaaaaatacaagaccTTTTGTAACGAAATCCAAAACTGAGACGGCTACTGCACGTCAACCGCCAATGAGTGAACTCAAAGCAGTCACCTGAGTTTTGCGTAGTTTAAAGTGACAAATCGCATCACCGTATTTTGATGTCAAAATGCATATCTACTACGCAAAATGCGTACAGGTTGGCAGGAGTTGATGTTTACGAGATAAAGAGGATGAGGTGGCAGGATTTGAATGGGTTGCAATTTGTAACAACACGATGAAGATGAGATTTGTTTTGAAGAGTTGTTTAAAATGTACTCGCCCCTAAAATGATGTAGTATGGGAAGGCGATAGAAGTTGAAAAGATCATTATTTGTATTCCTCAGAATCGGGCACCACAGCACCAGTGACGACAGCTCGGCGTACCGCTCGGTGGACGAGGTGAACTACTGGGACAAGCAGGACCATCCCATCTCCCGGCTGAGACACTACATGACCACCCGCGGCTGGTGGAGCGAGGACGACGAGAGGAGCTGGCGGAAGCAGTCGCGCAAGACGGTGATGGAGGCATTCGAGAGGGCCGAGAAACGCCTGAAGCCCAACGTAGAGCTGATGTTTACCGACGTGTACCAGGAGATGACGCCCGGTCTGAACAAGCAGAGAGAATCCATGTGGAGGCACGTGCAGCAGTACAAGGAGCACTACCCACTCGACCTGTACGATAAATAACTGCATCCACAGGGTGGAACCACTTGCAATTTGCTGACTAAATGTGGGAGTGGGTGACGATTGAGACTAACATAAACTGTTGCACACCTTTTACTGTATTCATACAAATATAGTTTTGATATGACGTGTGTCATTTATTTCTGCACAACTGAGGAAGAGAGATTTtgctttcaaaaatattgtCCTTCATGCCTCTGGGTTTGGTGCCTTAAGTTAATAGATTTGCTGTCCGTAGTAGAGCTCTTTAATGAATATTAAATCACTCTCGTTACCACTGTTCTTTTTGcagagcagcaaaaaaaaaacagctggtgCAGTTTGAATGCAAAGGAAACTGACAAATAGAGCAATAATCGGTGGAATTGTACCCATGTTGTCTATGTTCCCTCTCCTGTAACTGTCCTCTCCAGTGATCATGGTATTTAAAACGTTTCCTTGTGTATCATTAAGGGGACGGACaaacttgttttaaaaaaaaaaactatttgaatGGTTTTTAGTATACAGACCCAGATTTTAGATGGATTTGTATGCTGTGATGCTGTTACACACTATTCTAAATCCCAGAACTGTAcactcatgtttcatgtttggtgttttgtgaaaaaataaactatgaaactttAATATTCTTGGTTCagttctttttattttaagtgACAGTGTAAGGGACAATAATGGAAGCAAATACGCCATGGCTTCAATGTCGCTGCAGtcagctatgtttccatccacacattttttatccgaattaagtgatatcaaatgaaaaatgccttatggaaacagtaaaattcgattgaatttcatgaatatcgactaaAAGGAAATGCGTTCGGTTTCATCGGATTTgatcttgatcgatatacggcttatgcgataaacaatggaaacgttatttgccgaataaataatgaattgcaattaagttttaggtcattttatggttgcaacccgccacaaaactaagttttagttcatttccgcccagtatttccgctctgtttgcacacatggcgggtgtcaacaaagacagatttaagtggacgaacaaggagacgagagactttgaatttaatttacgagcaaaatataatgctgtcgttcccacaccacaggccgcctccgttatcgtcgggcatttacgtgcatctgcatctcCATCATCATAGCAATATGTTGATAGCGTTGTTTtcttatagcttgatatgtcgctatcagctggcacataagcactattacaacttgtgcaatattgatcatttgttggtaggtggcgcgatccattttgtctagcaaaactttgttcgcaaatgtttgcttgaatgttgtgcgattcagtgcgaaaatgaatggaaacaccttaaaatgtctcaaatcaattcAATATACCCATTtgaccgcaaaacagcatgtgacatcATTACgtgcaggtttttattcgctttaaagccgttggatggaaacactttcaccagctttattcgcgtgagtttttttaccgaacttaagataattcgattgacaagtggatggaaacttagccaGAGTTTCCTCTGTTTTTAAATCCCTGCATCTTTTGTTCACCatgggtccgtttcagaaagcaggtttagtgaaaactctgagttttttaaccctgagatgagggaaactcttggttttctgtttcagaaagagaggtaacttaacctctgagtcagttactatggtaactgagcctgtgaacctaacctggtcgggagcaggtgtcactacccgatgggagtcgagtgcagatgtgagttgcgcatgctcagatttaaacggtttacggcataatGCCAAGGGATCCGGATCCGGCTGGattgtgaaatccataaaatattaaacttttctcattacaaacaataacagaagatggaaatcatttaaaaaacgtGTTAGCTATCTGTGATTGTTTGattggtaacgttagcacaaaacaccattcaagtgacagcctttgttgtgtttgattgctaacttgtagccagcagtgaacgaacttcgttatgtaggtccattttcATTAAATTGACATTACAGATGTCTCTTGTTAGCaggttcttgtaggctacttcagcctctaatctACAACTGACATCAAGGATCATGCCGTGAAATATCCATGTCCATCAGATAtgtacataaccttatccgtcctcctatcactaacgtcacccatcgtggacatgctctacatcccagcagattatttgtgtcgcattacgtttttttttgcaaacggcagttttatttacaacattggtgatgcggagcatattagtaaagccactgtatagcaaagtgccttcagaagagtgtgactcgctctgaaacgtgttaaacgtttttgtagagTTCCCTaaacacaaaccagtaagagatgttaaaaagaaagaaatgattgtaaatcataattctgttaatgatggtgctgcaacctcagaatgggattagtagtagtttactttttagcccgcaggattgcacctaaatgaaattataggtgtagcctactaccattccagttttcaccagtaatattataggttacctgtgattaaatatattaatacactatattaataataataataataataaattttaTTTGGCGGACGCTTTTCTAGATACACAAGGGCATCTTACATGTTCAAGAGGGcataaaaggagaaaatacaataaaatacttTTAGCTTCATAGATATACATTTAACAAAATAGACAGCATCTGAAAAGTGCTAAGAAACATCAGagaagcagtaaaaaaaaaaagaatgtgtcTGGAGGGTTTCTATGGCGATGCAGTACTATGAAGAGTTCAAGATTAAAAGCTTTCTTAAAAAGATAGgtctttaacatttttttgaatGAGTTGACTGTTGAATGCGGGAGGTGAGGGCATTCCAGAGTCTTGGAGCAGAACAGCTGAAGGCCCTGGCCCACATGGTGGAGAGGAGGAATGTAGGGGTGACAAGGAGGCCAGTCGAGGAAGAGTGGAGGGAGCGAGAAGGGACATAGCCTGGTAGGAGGTCAGTAATGTAGCTGGGTGCGAGATTATGGAGTGCTTTGTAGGTGATGAGGAGGGTCTTAAATTCAATACGGTAGTGCACAGGGAGCCAGTGTAGATTGATAAGGATAGGTGTGATGTGTTCAGATGATCTGGTACCAGTGAGGATTCTagcagcagagttctgaacGAGTTGGAGTCTGTTTGTAAGCTTAGAAGGGATACCGGTGAgaagggagttgcagtagtccagACGCGACGTGACGAGGGCATGAATTAGGGTTTCAGTGCTGGATTGTGACAGTGAGGGTCTGAGCCTGGAGATGTTGCGGAGGTGAAAGAACGAAGTCCGGGTAATCGCTTTAATCTGGGATTCGAATGAAAGGGAACTGTCCAGAATGACACCAAGGCTTTTGACTTGAGTTGACAGAGGGACAAAGATCTCATCTATGATAATGTTGAAGTATTGCTGTTTTGAAAGAGTGGATTTGGAGCTGATGAGCAGAACTTCTGTCTTATTGCCATTAAGTTTCAGAAAGTTTGTGTTCATCCAGTTTTGAATGTCTTGAAGATGAAGTTGCTGAGTAAGGTGGGAGGAAGGGGAGATGAAGGTTTAGTGGAGAGGTAGAGCTGGGTGTCGTCCGCATAGCAGTGGAAGTATTTTGTGGTGTCTCATGATCTTGCCCAGGGGAAGGAGGTATATAATGAAGAGGAGAGGACCAAGCACTAACCCCTGGGGGACACCCTGTGGCACAGTCGCAAAAGCTCGATTTATAGTGTTTTGAGTTGTACAAACTGTTGACAATATTAGAGCTTACGCATTGAcccgagcagcaattttctcccacaccaattctcgctattttgcagctgcagccgtgttactttttttttttaaacaaaatatatattcaaactcgctgtatgtgagCATGattatttccgccgaccagtttgtttgtggttgttgccatggtgaattgAGTATCATgactccattcatgctgcctttttattgtggtggtgcacgtgcttaactctgagtgaacctactctgagttgattgaaccacctcaaatcagctgttctggaacggAAAACTCaggagtttcccatctcagggtaaatcaattcagagatcagggttagactcagagtttgttaaacctccttcctgaaacgggccccagtCCTATTCAACAAGTCAACAAGGGGCTGTGAATGCCCTTCCACAGCTTCTTGGTCTTCTGTGGGGAGCGCTGGTGAATCAGAAGAAGACTCTTATGTACACACAGGTTCTCACGATCCTCCTCCTTGACGTCAAATGTCTGAAAGCCGTCGTTTGCCTCAGGAGAAACCCCCACAGCCTTAATGCACATCCCAGTGTAGACGTCGTCGATGGGGAAAAAAGGAATGACACGTGAAACTGAATGTAGGGGTTTCAGCAACGCTCCAGAGATCAGAAAACCGCCCCCGCCGGCATACGCAGGGTATGGGCCATCATAGAAGCTCAGGGGAATGTAGTACTTGCTTGTAGGGTCCCTGAGGGGATTTGCTGTGCTTATGACATGTCCAACATACAACCGAGAGGCCTTGGAAGCCTCCAGAGACTGCAGGTAGCCGAGTATCGCCGGTGTGTTCACAAATACATCGTCATCCCCGCTAAAGACGAAGGAGGCGTTAGGGCAGGTTTTCAGCATCCACTGGAGGAACATGTTCATTTTGAGCGTCAGGTTCAAGAGCGATTCGTGGAAGTCCCACTGCACCAGGTCCTTAAAGTGGCTTGCTTCAAATGACAGCAGTGGTGCGAGGTGGGGGTCGTCCGGCGGGGGGCTACCCAGCAGAAACACAGTGCGCACTCGCAGTCCACTCTGATGCGTCCCCTCTCGCCCCCAGGTCTCCCGCACCGCCTGCCTCCGCTCAAAGTTCCCAGGGGTTGACTTGATAGCAAAAAGCAGGAAGGTCTGGTTGTCTCCCTTCCCGTCGCCAGAGATGCACTTGTTGGGTTGATTGAGCAGGACTGGAGGGCTCCTGCACTTCATGCCCTGCAAAAAGTCTTGTAATAAGACAGGGTAGGAGGCGAAGTCGTGCACGTTGTTCTGCAGAAGCTCTTGATTCGTCTCCCTGCAGCCGGACCAATTGGTATCATGTCTGAAAGGTTCTTCTCCCTTGTCCAGATTCCTGAGGGCAGAGTACAGCAGGCGGTTCCAGTATGCGGCGTTGTGAGGGATGGTCTGTCTGAGGATATCAGAGATGGACACATCAGGGTGAGGTGTGGTGGAGGATGGTGTCTTCACATCGCTGTCTTGAACCTGGTGGCTGGGATGCTTCAGGAGCCCGCCGGGTCCAGCCCTGCGGCTGTAGGCCGTCTCCAGGTGGAGCGTCGAGTAGAAGTAGATCAGGAACAAAGTGACCAGGACAACCATGGCACTTAAGGTTTTAATACGTCTCATTGGCTCGAGGGGAGTACACCAGGCTGTACGGTGTGCCGTTCCTAGAAATGGATCATCTTTCATGGGAGATGGCCCTGGGACCTGGCGTGTTATCGTCTCCACATTACACAGTCTCTGTCAACAGGCGACACACTGGGTGTACCTGCCAACAGAAATAAATGATACGACACCTTCATGTAAATCAACACATTGCAAACTTCACAGCCTGGAACCTCAATAGAAATTTACATTTAGCTTCAATAAGTATAGCATTAAATGCAAATTGTGAGTTATACTGCCAGATATTCCCATTGTTTTGTCAAACCacagattcttttttttgtttgaaataatacacatatatttacatattaaaaagTAAATGAGTTTGGCTGCTTGTTTATTCTCGTCCTTTGACAtttagtacatttttaaatgctgagAGAGGCACATAATCAACACTGACATGCCTTATAAACAATCTCATTATTTCAAGGTTGCATAGTTTTCAGTATGAGGTGAGCATAAATTTCCCAAACCCATGGCACTTCCTGGAGAGAACAGAGCTGCTTTTAGTACCGATATGTAAAGTTA of Sander lucioperca isolate FBNREF2018 chromosome 5, SLUC_FBN_1.2, whole genome shotgun sequence contains these proteins:
- the b3gnt2l gene encoding N-acetyllactosaminide beta-1,3-N-acetylglucosaminyltransferase 2, which gives rise to MKDDPFLGTAHRTAWCTPLEPMRRIKTLSAMVVLVTLFLIYFYSTLHLETAYSRRAGPGGLLKHPSHQVQDSDVKTPSSTTPHPDVSISDILRQTIPHNAAYWNRLLYSALRNLDKGEEPFRHDTNWSGCRETNQELLQNNVHDFASYPVLLQDFLQGMKCRSPPVLLNQPNKCISGDGKGDNQTFLLFAIKSTPGNFERRQAVRETWGREGTHQSGLRVRTVFLLGSPPPDDPHLAPLLSFEASHFKDLVQWDFHESLLNLTLKMNMFLQWMLKTCPNASFVFSGDDDVFVNTPAILGYLQSLEASKASRLYVGHVISTANPLRDPTSKYYIPLSFYDGPYPAYAGGGGFLISGALLKPLHSVSRVIPFFPIDDVYTGMCIKAVGVSPEANDGFQTFDVKEEDRENLCVHKSLLLIHQRSPQKTKKLWKGIHSPLLTC